The nucleotide window GGTAGTACTCGGTCGGCATCAGCGACAGCGGCGCGGATCCGGGGTGGCGCCGCGCCAGGTGGTCGGCGAGCGCGTGGGCGACCCGGGCCTGCGCCTTCGCCGCGGCCTGCGGGCCGGTGCCGAAGGCGTCCCGGTCCGCGTCGCAGTGCCATTCGCTGTAGCTGACGTCCTGGAACTGCAGCTGGAAGGCGCGCACCCCCAGCGCCCACATCGCGTCCACCTTGCGCCGCAGCGCCCGCAGGTCGTCCTCGGAGGAGAAGCACATCGCCTGGCCGGGGGCGAGGGCCCAGCCCAGCGTGACGTGGTTGGCGCGGGCCCGCTCGGCCAGCGCCCGGAAGTCGGCGCGCTGTGCGGCCGGGTAGGGCTCGCGCCACTGGGCCTGGCGGTACGGATCGTCACCGGGCGCGTACAGATAGCGGTTCTGCTTGGTGCGCCCCATGAAGTCCAGCTGGGCCAGCCGCTGCGGCCGGCTCCAGGGCTGCCCGAAGAACCCCTCGGTGGTGCCGCGCACCGCCGTGCCGGGCCAGTCGCGGACGAGGACCGAGGCCAGCTGCCGGCCGGAGCCCCCGCGCGGTGCGCCCTCCTGTGCGCCGTCGGTGACGAGCTGGCGCAGCGTCTGCGCGGCGTGGAAGAGCCCGTCCGGGCCGACGCCCTCCATGGCGACGGTGTCCCGGCCCGCGACCCGGCCCACGGCGAGCCGGTAGCCGCCGGCGGGCAGGTCCCCGCGGGCCGGTGCCCGCAGTGCCCGCAGCGCGTCCGCGGCCTGCGCGCCGCCGACCCGGAACACCGGCCCGGACGCGGGCAGCCGGTCGCCGGGCGCGCGCGTGTCGACCGTGTGGACCCCGGCGTCGCGCAGCAGCCCGCGCAGCACGTCCAGCGCATACGGATCGGTGTCCGGCCCGGCCACCAGCACCGCCCGGTCGCCCAGGGGTACGGCCTCGCCGAGCTTGTGCAGGGACTGCGGGCGCGGCCAGACGGCCGGCGCCGCTCCCGCCCCGGTCGGCTGGTCCGGCCGGTCGGGGGCGCCGAGGGCGGGGTCCGCGGGCGCCGCCTGGGCGCTGGGCACCCCGCCGAGCAGACCCCCGATGACCGCCGCGGCCAGCGCGGTGGTCCCCGCCACCCGTGCCCGGGTGCCCGCGCCGCTCTCCCCGCCGCCCCTACCGATTCTTCCGACGCTCCATCCGCCCCGGCCTCGCACGGCTGCTCCTCGTCCCGTCCCTCACCTGCCGGCTTGCCGCCGGTGCCCCGTCGTCCCCCGCCGGTGCCTCTTCGGGCAACTCTCGCGGTGAGCCCACCATTGTGGCGGTGAGAGTGTCAACCAGGCCATGGCGGGGTGCCGGAGGGCCGGGCATGGGCGGTTTTCGGCCGGTGCGGCGGGCGGCCGTGCGAGGGGCCGCAGGTCCGCAGAACTTCCGGCGCGATGCCCGTTTCCTCCGTGTTCTCTGCGCCCGCCGTCGTCCCCCGCCATCAAATCGCCTGCGTAAGGCATAATGTGACGTGGGTCACGTTTCGTGAGCAGATGCGTCTGCGATCGTGTCGAGTGGGTAGGGCCCACGTGTCCCACTACCGATGAACGGGAGGCCCTCAGTGGCCGCATCCGCTCAACTGCTCCTCGACGCTCTGTCCTCGAAACCGGGAGGTGCGGCGATGGAGACAGATCTGTACGACGGGGTGTCCGACCCCGATTCCGGGCTCGACGGATCCGGATCCTTCAGCTTCGTCGAGCCGCCCCTGACCAGCGAGCCCCCGCTCGCCGACGCCGCGCCGCTGACCAGCGAGGTCCCGATCGCCGCCGAGCTGCCGCTGACCAGCGAGCCGACAGCCGCCGGTATGGGCACGGAGTCCATGGAGGTCTGAGGACCCATGGGCCGCGCGCGGCTCGCCCGGCTGCACGGCATCGCGACCTCCTACGAACCCGCACCGGGCAGAAGCGTCCAGATCGCCGGCGACACCGTCGTCGCCGTGCTCGCCGCACTGGGAGTCGACGCCTCGACCCCGCACGCCGTCCGTACCGCCCTGGCCGCCTGTGAGGACGGCAGGGACGCGGACCTGCTGCCGCGCACCGTCGTCGCCCGGCCGGGCCGGCCGCCCGACCTCACGGGGCTCCCCGCAGGCAGTGTCCTGCGGGTGGAGACCGAGGCCGGCGCCACACAGGACCTGGGGGCGCCCGACCCGGCGACCCTCGCCCGGCTGCCGCTGGGCATCCACGAGCTGTTCGCGCGCAGCCCGGACGGCCGGAGCGCCCGCGCCCCACTGATCGTCGCGCCCGACCGGGTGCCCGCACCCCCCGGCCGCAGCCACGGCTTCCTGGTCCAGCTCTACTCCCTGCTGTCCCGGCAGTCCTGGGGCATGGGCGACCTCGGCGACCTCGCCGACCTCGCCGCCTGGTCCGGGCGCGCCCTGGGCACCGGCTTCGTCCAGCTGAACCCGCTGCACGCGGCCGTCCCCGGCCCGCCCACCGACCCGTCCCCCTACCGGCCCTCCTCGCGCCGCTTCCCCGATCCGGTCCATCTGCGGATCCCGCACATCCCGGAGTACGCCCAGCTCACCGGCGCCGCGCGGGCGGCGGCCGACGGGCTCGGCGCGCGGGCGGCCGCGCTGCGGGCCGGGGTACTCGAAGGTGGCGCGCCGATCGACCGGGACGCGGTCTGGGCGCTCAAGCGCGAGGCCCTGGAGCTGCTGCGGAAGGTGCCGCTCAGCCCGGGCCGGCGGGCCGCGTACTGCGACTTCCTCGCCGAGCAGGGGCAGGCCCTGGAGGACCACGCCACCTGGTGCGCGATCGCCGAGCGGCACGGTCCCGACTGGCGCGGCTGGCCCGCCGAACTGCGGGCACCGCGGGCCGAGGGGGTCGCCCGGCTGCGGCCGCAGCTGCTGGACCGGATCGACTTCCACTGCCGCCTCGCCTGGTTCACCGACCAGCAGCTGGCCGATGCGCAGCGGGCCGCGCGGGAGGCGGGGATGGGCATCGGGCTGGTGCACGACCTCGCCGTCGGCGTCCACCCCTCCGGCGCCGACACCTGGGCCCAGCAGGACGCCTTCGCCGCCGGGATGTCCATCGGGGCGCCGCCGGACGCCTTCAACGCCCGCGGCCAGGACTGGGGGCTGCCGCCCTGGCGCCCGGACGCCCTGGCCGCCACGGGCTACGCCCCCTACCGCGAGCTGCTGCGCCACCTGCTGCGGCATGCCGGTGCGCTGCGGATCGACCATGTGATGGGGCTGTTCCGGCTGTGGTGGGTCCCGGAGGGCCGGCCGCCGACGGAGGGCACCTACGTCCGCTACGACGGCGAGGCGATGCTGTCGGTGCTGGCCCTGGAGGCGCACCGCGCGGGCGCCGCGGTGATCGGCGAGGACCTGGGCACCGTCGAGCCGGGCGTCCGCGGCACGCTCGCCGCACGGGGCGTCCTGGGCACCTCCGTGCTGTGGTTCGAGCGGGACTACGGGAACGGCGCGGGGGAAGGGGCGGACGGTCCCGGCGGGACGGAGAAGGCCGAGCGGGCCGAGCGGGCCGAGGTGCGCGCGGCCGAGGCGGGCGGTCCCGGTGCGGCGGCCACGCCGGAGCCGGCCCGGAAAGCCGCTCCGGCATCCGCCCCGCAACCCGCCGCCCCCGCCCGCATCCTGGCGCCCGACGAGTGGCGCAGCGCCTGTCTCGCCACCGTCACCACCCACGATCTGCCGCCCACCGCGGCCCGGCTGGCCGGCGAGGACGTCGCGCTGCGCGAGCGGCTCGGGCTGCTCGCCGGGCCGCCGGAGCGGGAGCGCTCCCGCGCCCGGTACGAACTCGCCGAGTGGCTGCGGGAGTTGACGAGGCGCGGGCTGCTGCCGGAGGGGGCGGCGGACGAGGAGGCGGCGGTCCGGGCCGTCCACCGCTTTCTGCTGCGCACCCCGGCGCGGATGATCGGCGTCTGGCTGCCCGACGCGGTGGGGGACCGGCGCCCGCAGAATCTGCCCGGGACGTGGGACGAGTACCCGAACTGGCGCCTCCCGATCGCGGGCCCCGACGGACGCCCGCACACCCTGGAGGAACTGGCGGCCTCGCCACGGCTTCACGCGCTGATGCGGGAGCTGTCGGACGGCCGGCTGTAGGCCGTCTCCGGCCCGTCCGGGCCCGCTTGTGCACCCCGGGCGCGCGGGGCGGCACGGCGTCCGATACGTTGACTTCGTGAGCAACAAGGTCAAGAAGAATGCCCTGCGCGCCGGAACCATCACCGCCGGCACCGCGCTGATGCTGCTGATGTCGTCCCCCGCGTTTGCGCTCACCCGCGACGACGGTGACGACCCGGGTCCGGGCCTGAGCGTGATCCAGACGCTCGGCCTCTATGTCGCGATGCCCATCGTGCTCTTCCTGATCATCGCCGGACTGGTCATGATCAGCGACAGGCCCCGCAAGCAGGCCAAGTCCAAGGGCTGACGCCGGGCACCACAGCGACGCTTCCCAGGGCGCCTCTCGGTTACAAGACCGAGTGGCGCCCTTTGTCATTCCCGGATATTTGCGCAGGTGAAAAAGGGGTTGCGAGGCGGCTATCGCGCGATTTTCGCCCGGTTTGCGGGGGGCGGATGTTTAACCGGCCCTAACCTACGATGACGTAACCTACGGGGCCGTAGGTCAAACCTACGGTCCCGTAGGTCATCGTCCCCCCAGGAGTTCCCCCGTGACCATCGCCCCCGCCCGCCATAACGGAGAGCGCGGCCAGGCCGCCTGGAGCGACGCCCAGCTGCTCTACGCACTCGAAGAGGTCGTCGAAAAGGAACTCAACCGGCATCTGAAGGTCGCCAAGGAGTGGATGCCGCACGAGTACGTCCCGTGGAGCGACGGGCGGAACTTCCCCGGTGTCATGGAGGGCGAGGCCTGGTCCGTCGACCAGTCCAAGGTCAGTGACATCGGCCGGATCGCGCTCGTGGTCAACCTCCTCACCGAGGACAATCTCCCCAGCTACCACCACGAGATCGCCAGCCTCTTCGGCCGGGACGGCGCCTGGGGCACCTGGGTGCACCGCTGGACCGCGGAGGAGGGCCGGCACGGCATCGTAATGCGCGACTACCTGCTCACCAGCCGGGCCGTCGACCCGGACGAGCTGGAGCGGTTCCGCATGGCCCACATGTCGGAGGGCTTCGAGTCCGACAACTCGCACAGCATGCTGCACTCGGTGGCGTACGTCGCCTTCCAGGAGCTGGCCACCCGGATCTCGCACCGCAACACCGGGCACCACTCCGGTGACCCGGTCTGCGACCGGATGCTCGCCCGGATCGCCACCGACGAGAACCTCCACATGATCTTCTACCGCAACCTCCTCGGTGCGGCCTTCGAGTTGGCGCCCGACCAGACCATGTGCGCGGTGCGCGACGTCGTCACCGGCTTCCGGATGCCCGGCCACGGCATGCCCGGCTTCGAGCGCTCGGCGGCCCGGATGGCCATCGGCGGCATCTACAACATGCGCATCCACCACGACGATGTGCTCCAGCCGGTGCTGCGCTACCTGAAGGTGCTGGAGATCGGCGGCCTGGGCCCGGCGGGACTGGCGGCGCAGGAGGAGCTGGGGCTGTACATGGACGGCCTGGACGGCCAGGCGCGGAAGTTCGACGAGCGACAGGCGGCCATCCTCGCCCGCCGCCAGGCCAAGCGCGGCTGAACCGGCCGGCCGCGGGCGGGGTCCGTCCCCGCCGCGGTCCGTGGCACCCGCTGCCCGTACCGGCGGATGCGTACGCTGCCCGCATGGCCGACTGGGACCTCAAGAAGCTGCACATCCTGCGCACCCTCCACGAGCGGGGCACGGTCACCGCGACCGCCCAGGCGCTGCACATGACGCCCTCCGCGGTCTCGCAGCAGCTGACCGGGCTGGCCAGGGCGCTCGGGGTGACGCTGCTGGAGGCCCACGGCCGGCGGGTGCGGCTGACCGACGCCGCGCAGCTGGTGCTGCGGCATGCCGACGCGGTCTTCGCCGAGCTGGAGCGCGCGGACGCCGATCTGCTCGGCCACCTCCGGGGCGAGACGGGCCAGGTACGGGTCGGCGCGTTCGCCACCGCCCTCCCCGCGCTGGTGGTGCCCGCCGTCCAGGAGCTGCGCCGCAGTCACCCGGGGCTGTCGGTCGTCGTACGGGAGACGGAGGCGGAGGCCGCGTACGAGCTGCTGGCGCACGGCAGCGTGGATCTGGCGCTGTCCCTGGCGGCGCACGCCCCCACCCCGCGCGACCCCAGGTTCAGCCGGGTCTCGCTGCTGGCCGACCCGCTGGACGTGGCGCTGCCGGCCGGTCACCGGCTGGCGGCCGAGCCGGGGCTGCGGCTGGCCGATCTGGCGGACGAGCCCTGGATCTTCGGCAGCAGCGGCCCCTGGTCGCAGATCACCACCACCGTCTGTGAAAGCGCCGGGTTCGTGCCCGAGCAGGCACACGCCGCCGCCGACTGGAGCGCGATCTGGGCGATGGTCGCGGCGGGGATGGGGGTCGCGCTGGTGCCCCGGATGGCGATGGCGGGCGGCATCGGCGGCCGCGCACGGGAGGGCATCGCAAGCGAGGGCGGCGCAGGGGAGGGCGGCGCACGGGAGGAAGCCGCCGGCGGGGGAGTGGCGCTGCGGGTCCTGCGCGCCGACCGGCCGCGGCGGCATGTGATCGCCGCCGTCCGGCGCGGTGCGGAAGGGGCGCCGGGGCTCGCCCGGGTGCTGGCGGCGCTGCGGCGGGCGGCCGCCGCCCAGGCGCCGGAGGAGCCAACCGTTCAGCTGGACTGAACGTATTCCTCAAAAACTTTCGATGGACCTGAGGGGTGGCCCGCTGCGACCGTGGAGTGGTCCGCTCCTTCGGCCCCGTCGAAAGGCCACGATGACCAGCCTCCCTGCCGGCAGCCACGATCCGCACGCGAACGACGCCGCCCCGTACGGCGGCGGAGACCCCTACGCCGACTACCGCGGCGGGGACTTCCCCTTCACCTCGCTCGTCGATCTCGCCGACCGCCGCCTCGGCGCCGGGGTCATCGCCGCGAACGACGAGTTCTTCGCCGAGCGCGAGAACCTGCTGACGCCCACTCCCGCGGTCTTCGCCCCCGAGCGCTTCGGCCACAAGGGCAAGATCATGGACGGCTGGGAGACCCGGCGCCGCCGCGGCGCGGACGGCGAGCATCCCTTCCCGGCCGACCACGAGCACGACTGGGCACTGATCCGCCTCGCCGCCCCCGGCGTGATCCGCGGCATCGTCGTCGACACCGCCCACTTCCGCGGCAACTACCCGCAGCAGATATCCGTCGAGGCCACCGCGCTGCCCGGCAGCCCCGGCCCCCGGGAGCTGCTCGCCGACGACGTGACGTGGGAGGAGCTTCTCCCGCGCACGCCGGTCCGCGGCCACGCCGCCAACGGCTTCGCGGTCGACGCCGAGCGCCGCTTCACCCACCTCCGCCTCAAGCAGCACCCCGACGGCGGCATCGCCCGTCTCCGGGTCCACGGCGAGGTCGTACCCGACCCGGAGTGGCTCGATGTGCTCGGCACCCTCGACCTGGCCTCCGTGATGCACGGCGGCACCGTCGAGGACGCCTCCGACCGCTTCTACTCCTCGCCCACCCAGCTCATCCGGCCCGACCTGTCCCGCAAGATGGACGACGGCTGGGAGAACCGCCGCCGCCGGGTCAGGGGCACGAACGACTGGGTGCGCTTCCGCCTCGCCGCCCGGGGCGAGATCCGCGCCGTGGAGATCGACACCGCGTACCTCAAGGGCAACTCCGCGGGCTGGGCGGCGCTGTACGGCTGCGACGCGGAGTCGGCCGACCCGGCGGACGCGTCGGCCTGGTTCGAGATCCTGCCGCGCACCGCCCTGCAGCCCGACACCCCGCACCGCTTCCGGCTGCCGAGGGCCGCCACCGCCACCCATGTCCGGCTGGACGTCTTCCCCGACGGCGGCCTGGCGCGGATGCGGGTGCACGGTGAACTGACCGACAGCGGCCGCGCCGCCCTCGTCCGCCGCTTCGACGAGCTGAGCGGCTGAGCCGCCGTCCGGCACCCGGCACACGACGGGCCCCCACCGCCGGTGCGGTGGGGGCCCGTCAGGGGGAGGGGGCCGCTTACGCCGCCGCGTCCGCCGCCTGCGCCTTCAGCGCGCGCTCGATCCCGGCCCGCGACTCGGTGATCAGCCGGCGCAGCGCGGCGCTCGGCTCGGCCGAGGCCAGCCAGGCGTCCGTCGCGTCCAGCGTCTCCTGCGACACCTGCAGCGCCGGGTAGAGACCCACCGCGATCTGCTGCGCCATCTCGTGGCTGCGGGAGTTCCAGATGTCCTTCACCGCGTCGAAGTACTTCGCGGTGTACGACGCCAGCAGCTCGCGCTGGTCGGTCTGCACGAAGCCGCCGATGACGGCTTCCTGCACGGCGTTGGGGAGCTTGTCCGACTCCACGACC belongs to Streptomyces sp. NBC_01454 and includes:
- the malQ gene encoding 4-alpha-glucanotransferase, with translation MGRARLARLHGIATSYEPAPGRSVQIAGDTVVAVLAALGVDASTPHAVRTALAACEDGRDADLLPRTVVARPGRPPDLTGLPAGSVLRVETEAGATQDLGAPDPATLARLPLGIHELFARSPDGRSARAPLIVAPDRVPAPPGRSHGFLVQLYSLLSRQSWGMGDLGDLADLAAWSGRALGTGFVQLNPLHAAVPGPPTDPSPYRPSSRRFPDPVHLRIPHIPEYAQLTGAARAAADGLGARAAALRAGVLEGGAPIDRDAVWALKREALELLRKVPLSPGRRAAYCDFLAEQGQALEDHATWCAIAERHGPDWRGWPAELRAPRAEGVARLRPQLLDRIDFHCRLAWFTDQQLADAQRAAREAGMGIGLVHDLAVGVHPSGADTWAQQDAFAAGMSIGAPPDAFNARGQDWGLPPWRPDALAATGYAPYRELLRHLLRHAGALRIDHVMGLFRLWWVPEGRPPTEGTYVRYDGEAMLSVLALEAHRAGAAVIGEDLGTVEPGVRGTLAARGVLGTSVLWFERDYGNGAGEGADGPGGTEKAERAERAEVRAAEAGGPGAAATPEPARKAAPASAPQPAAPARILAPDEWRSACLATVTTHDLPPTAARLAGEDVALRERLGLLAGPPERERSRARYELAEWLRELTRRGLLPEGAADEEAAVRAVHRFLLRTPARMIGVWLPDAVGDRRPQNLPGTWDEYPNWRLPIAGPDGRPHTLEELAASPRLHALMRELSDGRL
- a CDS encoding LysR family transcriptional regulator: MADWDLKKLHILRTLHERGTVTATAQALHMTPSAVSQQLTGLARALGVTLLEAHGRRVRLTDAAQLVLRHADAVFAELERADADLLGHLRGETGQVRVGAFATALPALVVPAVQELRRSHPGLSVVVRETEAEAAYELLAHGSVDLALSLAAHAPTPRDPRFSRVSLLADPLDVALPAGHRLAAEPGLRLADLADEPWIFGSSGPWSQITTTVCESAGFVPEQAHAAADWSAIWAMVAAGMGVALVPRMAMAGGIGGRAREGIASEGGAGEGGAREEAAGGGVALRVLRADRPRRHVIAAVRRGAEGAPGLARVLAALRRAAAAQAPEEPTVQLD
- the alc gene encoding allantoicase → MTSLPAGSHDPHANDAAPYGGGDPYADYRGGDFPFTSLVDLADRRLGAGVIAANDEFFAERENLLTPTPAVFAPERFGHKGKIMDGWETRRRRGADGEHPFPADHEHDWALIRLAAPGVIRGIVVDTAHFRGNYPQQISVEATALPGSPGPRELLADDVTWEELLPRTPVRGHAANGFAVDAERRFTHLRLKQHPDGGIARLRVHGEVVPDPEWLDVLGTLDLASVMHGGTVEDASDRFYSSPTQLIRPDLSRKMDDGWENRRRRVRGTNDWVRFRLAARGEIRAVEIDTAYLKGNSAGWAALYGCDAESADPADASAWFEILPRTALQPDTPHRFRLPRAATATHVRLDVFPDGGLARMRVHGELTDSGRAALVRRFDELSG
- a CDS encoding acyl-ACP desaturase, with product MTIAPARHNGERGQAAWSDAQLLYALEEVVEKELNRHLKVAKEWMPHEYVPWSDGRNFPGVMEGEAWSVDQSKVSDIGRIALVVNLLTEDNLPSYHHEIASLFGRDGAWGTWVHRWTAEEGRHGIVMRDYLLTSRAVDPDELERFRMAHMSEGFESDNSHSMLHSVAYVAFQELATRISHRNTGHHSGDPVCDRMLARIATDENLHMIFYRNLLGAAFELAPDQTMCAVRDVVTGFRMPGHGMPGFERSAARMAIGGIYNMRIHHDDVLQPVLRYLKVLEIGGLGPAGLAAQEELGLYMDGLDGQARKFDERQAAILARRQAKRG